The following proteins are encoded in a genomic region of Chitinophagales bacterium:
- the purD gene encoding phosphoribosylamine--glycine ligase: MNILIIGSGGREHAIAQKISESKQTEKLFISPGNIGTALVGTNIELKNFEAIGHFCIQEDINMVVVGPETPLVDGIYDYFVNNTSLQHISVIGPSQQGAMLEGSKSFCKSFLIRHHIPTAAYIEVNKNNLEAGLTFLDSQQAPYVLKADGLAAGKGVLICSTLDEAKTELQNMLSGKFGSASEKVVIEEFMNGIEFSVFVLSDGNNYKILPIAKDYKRIGEQDTGLNTGGMGAVSPPPFVTEAIMQDVEQQIIIPTINGLKKDNITYKGFIYIGLMLSKDNVAKVVEYNCRMGDPETQAVFPRITSDVVNLFDAVGNGNLNEVELSISDEAAVTVILASDGYPEAFEKGNVITNTTTVEDAFVFHAGTALNEQGELINNGGRVIAVTALDNDWQVALAKANNAATHIDYKNKYYRKDIGFDLK; this comes from the coding sequence ATGAATATTTTAATTATTGGTTCTGGTGGTAGAGAACATGCTATAGCTCAAAAAATTAGTGAAAGTAAACAGACTGAAAAATTATTTATAAGCCCCGGAAATATTGGTACAGCATTAGTTGGCACTAATATTGAGTTGAAAAATTTTGAGGCAATCGGTCATTTTTGTATTCAGGAAGATATCAATATGGTTGTAGTTGGACCAGAAACTCCATTAGTAGATGGTATTTACGATTATTTTGTCAATAATACTTCTCTACAACATATTAGTGTAATTGGTCCTTCGCAACAAGGAGCAATGTTAGAAGGCAGTAAATCTTTTTGTAAGTCTTTTTTAATAAGACACCATATACCAACTGCTGCTTATATAGAAGTTAATAAAAATAATCTTGAAGCAGGATTAACCTTTTTAGACTCACAACAAGCACCATATGTTTTAAAAGCAGATGGTTTAGCAGCTGGAAAAGGTGTTTTAATTTGTAGTACACTTGATGAAGCCAAAACTGAATTGCAAAATATGCTTTCTGGTAAATTTGGTAGTGCTAGTGAAAAAGTAGTGATAGAAGAATTTATGAATGGTATTGAGTTTTCGGTTTTTGTACTAAGCGATGGTAATAACTATAAAATTTTACCTATTGCGAAAGACTACAAACGCATTGGTGAACAAGATACTGGTTTAAATACTGGAGGAATGGGTGCCGTTTCACCACCACCATTTGTTACAGAAGCTATTATGCAAGATGTAGAACAACAAATTATTATTCCAACTATTAATGGTCTTAAAAAAGACAATATCACTTATAAAGGTTTTATTTATATTGGATTGATGCTTAGCAAAGACAATGTTGCTAAAGTTGTAGAATACAATTGTAGAATGGGTGATCCTGAAACACAAGCTGTTTTTCCTAGAATTACAAGTGATGTTGTGAATTTATTTGATGCTGTTGGAAATGGCAATTTAAACGAAGTCGAATTATCTATTAGTGATGAAGCAGCAGTGACTGTAATTTTAGCAAGTGATGGATATCCTGAAGCATTTGAAAAAGGAAATGTGATTACTAATACAACTACTGTTGAAGATGCATTTGTTTTTCATGCTGGAACTGCTTTAAACGAACAAGGTGAATTAATAAATAATGGTGGTAGAGTTATAGCCGTTACTGCATTAGATAATGATTGGCAAGTTGCACTAGCCAAAGCCAATAATGCTGCTACACATATTGACTATAAAAATAAATATTATAGAAAAGATATTGGTTTTGATTTGAAGTAA
- a CDS encoding GNAT family N-acetyltransferase, with protein sequence MKNNYIFTSERLGFRNWSKEDIAAFAALNANMEVMQHFPNTHTKEETKAMITRFQDHYEKYGYTYFATDVLDTGEFIGFIGLAFQSYTSEFTPATDIGWRLKKNAWNKGYATEGATRCLEYAFTTLQLDKVIATCTINNTKSENVMRKIGMTKLGYFKHPLLKEYPNYEECICYGIKNSNFK encoded by the coding sequence ATGAAAAATAACTACATCTTTACATCAGAGCGACTTGGATTTAGAAATTGGAGCAAAGAAGATATTGCTGCTTTTGCTGCTTTAAATGCAAATATGGAAGTAATGCAGCATTTTCCTAATACACATACCAAAGAAGAAACTAAAGCCATGATTACAAGATTTCAAGACCACTATGAAAAATATGGCTATACTTATTTTGCTACTGATGTTTTAGATACTGGAGAATTTATTGGTTTTATTGGATTGGCTTTTCAAAGCTATACCAGTGAATTTACACCAGCAACAGATATTGGTTGGCGACTCAAAAAAAATGCATGGAACAAAGGTTACGCTACCGAAGGTGCAACAAGATGTTTAGAATATGCATTTACAACACTTCAACTAGATAAAGTTATTGCTACTTGTACTATTAATAATACTAAATCTGAAAATGTGATGAGAAAAATAGGCATGACAAAATTGGGATATTTTAAACATCCATTACTAAAAGAATATCCAAATTATGAAGAATGTATTTGTTATGGGATAAAAAATAGTAATTTTAAATAG
- the hemE gene encoding uroporphyrinogen decarboxylase — MLKNDLILRAAKGEKVERIPIWLMRQAGRILPEYRQVRASVNGFKALVKNPELVAEVTIQPVDRLEVDAAIIFSDILVIPEAMGLNYEMVESKGPFFPKTIQQKSDVDNLTTEVCQTLQYVFDGIKITKQELANRVPLIGFAGAPWTIFAYMIEGKGSKTFSEAKKMLYVNPSLAHQLLDKITTATIQYLKAQVAAGANMLQIFDSWAGVLGKEQYTEFALPYMQRITDAITEVPVTLFAKDAHYIIADFAKTNCSVIGLDWTMDIAHCKAVAPNKTLQGNLDPCVLYADEASITKHTHRMIEQFGTQQYICNLGHGVYPDVDYKKVQHFIDVVKSSS, encoded by the coding sequence ATGTTGAAAAATGATTTAATTTTAAGAGCTGCAAAAGGCGAAAAAGTAGAAAGAATTCCGATTTGGTTAATGCGACAAGCTGGCAGAATCTTACCAGAATACAGACAGGTCAGAGCAAGTGTAAACGGATTTAAAGCACTCGTAAAAAATCCAGAATTGGTAGCAGAAGTTACCATACAACCTGTTGATAGATTAGAGGTAGATGCAGCTATTATTTTTTCTGATATTTTGGTGATTCCAGAAGCAATGGGTTTAAACTACGAAATGGTAGAAAGCAAAGGACCTTTCTTTCCTAAAACCATTCAACAAAAAAGCGATGTAGATAATTTAACTACAGAAGTGTGTCAAACATTACAATATGTTTTTGATGGCATTAAAATCACCAAACAAGAATTAGCTAATCGTGTGCCTTTAATTGGATTTGCTGGTGCACCTTGGACTATCTTTGCTTATATGATTGAAGGCAAAGGCAGTAAAACATTTTCAGAAGCCAAGAAAATGTTATATGTCAATCCATCGTTAGCACATCAATTACTAGATAAAATTACTACAGCAACCATACAATATTTAAAAGCACAAGTAGCCGCTGGTGCCAATATGCTACAAATTTTTGATAGTTGGGCAGGTGTGTTAGGCAAAGAACAATATACTGAATTTGCACTTCCTTATATGCAGCGCATTACAGATGCTATAACTGAAGTTCCTGTTACTCTATTTGCAAAAGATGCTCATTATATTATAGCTGATTTTGCAAAAACCAATTGTAGTGTTATTGGCTTAGATTGGACGATGGATATTGCACATTGTAAAGCAGTAGCACCTAATAAAACATTACAAGGCAATTTAGATCCTTGTGTTTTATATGCAGATGAAGCTAGTATCACTAAACATACACACCGTATGATAGAACAGTTTGGAACACAGCAGTATATTTGTAACTTAGGTCATGGTGTATATCCAGATGTAGATTATAAAAAAGTACAACACTTTATAGATGTAGTGAAAAGCTCTTCGTAA
- a CDS encoding ATP-binding cassette domain-containing protein — translation MEADVSVIKPTIIQIKDAAIFQNKHLVLDDVNFEARVGDFIYLVGRTGQGKSSLLKTLYGDLPLQKGDGMVCGYDLKQLNKKTIPFFRRKIGIVFQDFQLLQDRTIYDNLSFVLKAVGITSEPIIKQKIDEALTLVKLPHKEQNYPSQLSGGEQQRIAIARALINHPELILADEPTGNLDPETSDEIMELFYNIFKEQQTPVVMATHNYQLIEKFKGIIYMCANGIVSKDESYVVVK, via the coding sequence ATGGAAGCCGATGTGTCTGTAATTAAACCAACGATTATACAAATAAAAGATGCTGCTATTTTTCAAAATAAGCATTTGGTACTAGATGATGTTAATTTTGAAGCTAGAGTTGGCGATTTTATTTATTTGGTTGGAAGAACTGGACAAGGTAAAAGTAGTTTATTAAAGACTTTATACGGCGATTTGCCTTTACAAAAAGGTGATGGTATGGTTTGTGGCTATGATTTAAAACAATTAAACAAAAAGACGATTCCTTTTTTTAGAAGAAAAATTGGTATAGTATTTCAAGATTTTCAATTATTACAAGATAGAACTATATATGATAATTTATCCTTTGTTTTAAAAGCAGTTGGAATTACTAGCGAACCTATTATTAAACAAAAGATAGATGAAGCATTGACTTTAGTAAAGTTGCCACACAAAGAACAAAATTATCCATCGCAATTATCTGGTGGCGAACAACAAAGAATTGCTATTGCACGAGCATTAATTAATCATCCAGAATTAATTTTAGCAGATGAACCTACTGGAAATTTAGATCCAGAGACTTCTGATGAAATTATGGAACTATTTTATAATATTTTTAAAGAACAACAAACGCCAGTAGTTATGGCAACACATAATTACCAGTTAATAGAAAAATTTAAAGGTATTATTTACATGTGTGCAAACGGAATTGTAAGCAAAGATGAAAGTTATGTTGTAGTAAAATAA
- a CDS encoding penicillin acylase family protein — MIKKIIGIVLSILLFVLIYFLNKPLGEIPPLGKFLSPTHGFWQNSKPKELVNYSFELDCKNGTATIVYDSVAIPHIFADNEADLYYAQGFVVAQNRLWQMEFQTIFAAGRLSEFVGEKALELDKYNRRVGLARAAKVANDTLQKDEQSLAIATAFADGVNAYIKKLSNKKLPIEYKLLGYKPEPWSTYKSCLLMKYMAYDLTYRDYDVEYTNALRLFGSDIFKKLYPDFPLPQDPIIPVNHKWNFKAIDIPSATVTNSDSLSATLYPHPYKEFLPQKNLGSNNWAVSGKKTASGEPILCNDPHLSLNLPSIWFSMQLQTPELNVMGVTIPGAPGIIIGFNDSIAWGVTNASRDVINTYSVEYNPKNKQEYKFHGKYIPLEYEIEKYKIKGAKTVYDTIKITKAGAIVYDEHFGNIDDKKHLAIYWRAMEPSNELKTFYLLNHAQTHEDYLDALNSFGCPGQNFVYADVNNNIAIKQQGHFMLRSFENNGAFIQPLANANLDLANRQIPNNENPYVKNPERGFVSSANQKPVDQNYPYATNGYYENFRNRVINESLTNMYRIKAKDMMKLQGNNLSLSAKETLPYFLSYVDRNQFQSETAKQLLKALDVWQYNTDYDYRAPSYFYNWFDSFEQLTWDEFQSKSVSLVMPENYVLANLLAQEPNFILFDLKTTDTVETAKDIVNLAFKRTVKFFENYNENPDNSSVWQYYKKTSVEHLAMIPAFSVFNVPIGGWHNVVNATSDRWGASWRMVVDFSDGKPTAYGIYPGGQNGNPASRYYDNMIPIWAENNYYPLSFYHNKAEALKDIKE; from the coding sequence ATGATTAAGAAGATTATTGGCATAGTTTTAAGCATACTACTATTTGTTTTAATTTATTTTTTAAACAAACCTTTAGGAGAGATTCCACCACTAGGAAAATTTTTGTCGCCAACACACGGATTTTGGCAAAACAGCAAACCAAAAGAGCTAGTTAATTATAGTTTTGAATTAGACTGTAAAAATGGTACTGCTACAATTGTATACGATAGTGTTGCTATTCCACATATTTTTGCAGATAACGAAGCCGACTTATACTATGCTCAAGGATTTGTAGTAGCACAAAATAGATTGTGGCAAATGGAGTTTCAAACCATTTTTGCTGCTGGTAGATTGAGCGAGTTTGTAGGAGAAAAAGCACTAGAACTAGATAAATACAATAGAAGAGTCGGTTTAGCTAGAGCAGCTAAAGTTGCAAATGATACACTACAAAAAGACGAACAATCACTAGCAATTGCTACAGCTTTTGCAGATGGTGTTAACGCTTACATTAAAAAATTAAGTAATAAAAAATTACCTATAGAATATAAACTATTAGGATATAAACCAGAACCATGGTCAACCTATAAATCTTGTTTGCTCATGAAATACATGGCTTACGATTTAACTTATAGAGATTATGATGTAGAATATACCAATGCACTACGATTGTTTGGTAGCGACATCTTTAAAAAACTATATCCAGATTTTCCTTTACCACAAGATCCAATCATTCCAGTTAATCACAAATGGAATTTTAAAGCAATAGACATTCCTAGTGCAACAGTTACTAACAGCGATTCTTTATCAGCTACCTTGTATCCACATCCATATAAAGAATTTTTACCACAAAAAAACTTAGGAAGCAACAATTGGGCAGTAAGTGGTAAAAAAACAGCCAGTGGCGAACCTATTTTGTGTAACGATCCACACTTGAGTTTAAACTTGCCTTCTATTTGGTTTTCTATGCAATTGCAAACACCAGAATTAAATGTAATGGGAGTGACTATTCCAGGTGCTCCAGGTATTATTATCGGATTTAATGATAGCATTGCTTGGGGAGTTACCAATGCTTCGAGAGATGTAATCAATACTTATAGTGTAGAGTACAATCCAAAAAACAAACAAGAGTATAAATTTCATGGAAAATATATTCCTTTAGAATATGAAATTGAAAAATATAAAATAAAAGGTGCTAAAACAGTTTACGATACTATAAAAATAACCAAAGCTGGAGCTATTGTTTACGATGAACACTTTGGCAACATCGATGATAAAAAACATTTGGCTATTTATTGGCGAGCCATGGAACCATCTAACGAATTAAAAACTTTTTATTTGTTGAACCATGCTCAAACACATGAAGACTATTTAGATGCCTTGAACTCTTTTGGCTGTCCTGGACAAAATTTCGTATACGCCGATGTAAACAATAATATTGCCATTAAACAACAAGGTCATTTTATGCTAAGAAGTTTTGAAAACAATGGAGCATTTATTCAACCATTAGCCAATGCCAATTTAGATTTAGCCAACAGACAAATTCCAAATAATGAAAATCCGTATGTTAAAAATCCAGAACGAGGTTTTGTTTCAAGTGCCAATCAAAAACCAGTAGACCAAAATTATCCTTACGCTACCAATGGATATTACGAAAATTTTAGAAACAGAGTCATCAACGAATCTTTAACCAATATGTATCGTATTAAAGCTAAAGATATGATGAAGTTACAAGGCAATAATTTAAGCTTGTCAGCGAAAGAAACACTACCATACTTTTTAAGTTATGTAGATAGAAATCAATTTCAGAGTGAAACGGCTAAACAATTATTAAAAGCATTAGATGTTTGGCAATACAATACCGATTATGATTATAGAGCACCAAGTTATTTTTACAATTGGTTTGATAGTTTTGAACAGCTAACTTGGGACGAATTTCAGAGCAAGTCGGTGTCTTTAGTTATGCCAGAAAATTATGTATTAGCCAATTTACTAGCACAAGAACCTAATTTTATTTTGTTTGATTTAAAAACTACCGACACCGTAGAAACAGCAAAAGACATTGTTAATTTGGCATTTAAACGAACGGTAAAATTCTTTGAAAACTATAACGAAAATCCAGATAACTCTTCAGTTTGGCAATACTATAAAAAAACATCAGTAGAACACTTGGCAATGATTCCTGCGTTTAGTGTGTTCAATGTGCCTATTGGTGGTTGGCATAATGTAGTAAATGCTACTTCAGACAGATGGGGAGCTTCTTGGCGTATGGTAGTAGATTTTAGTGATGGAAAACCTACAGCATATGGTATCTATCCAGGTGGACAAAATGGAAATCCTGCTAGTCGCTACTACGATAATATGATTCCAATTTGGGCAGAAAATAACTATTATCCGTTGAGTTTTTACCACAACAAAGCCGAGGCATTAAAAGATATAAAAGAATAG
- a CDS encoding carboxypeptidase-like regulatory domain-containing protein, which translates to MLKNLYLIAVMMTATMFSSSAKNIVQFSGFIRDIETSSPIPYAAIYILENSRGTISGPDGFFSFAAAEGDTIVVSSLGYKSFTLIIPKNIGQTSFAKEILLDRDPIMLDEVLITPLPEPHQLKQAILNLNIPDNLAELAQQTIAYSIMNDEIERNTQYDGAENYNSYVKSQTEYYYNRFGNQRPGISLTDPFAWANFIKSIKDKKKKKK; encoded by the coding sequence ATGTTGAAGAATTTATATTTAATTGCTGTGATGATGACAGCTACTATGTTTTCTAGTAGTGCTAAAAATATTGTTCAGTTTTCTGGTTTTATTAGAGATATAGAAACTAGCAGTCCGATACCCTATGCTGCTATTTATATTTTAGAAAACAGTAGAGGAACAATTAGTGGTCCTGATGGTTTTTTTTCGTTTGCTGCTGCAGAAGGTGATACTATAGTAGTAAGTAGCTTAGGTTATAAATCGTTTACTTTAATAATTCCGAAAAATATTGGGCAAACTAGTTTTGCTAAGGAAATTTTATTAGATAGAGATCCTATAATGTTAGATGAAGTTTTAATTACGCCATTGCCAGAGCCACATCAGTTAAAACAAGCAATTTTAAATTTAAATATTCCAGATAATTTAGCAGAGTTAGCTCAACAAACTATTGCTTATTCTATTATGAATGATGAGATAGAACGCAATACGCAATATGATGGTGCTGAAAATTATAATTCTTATGTAAAATCGCAGACGGAATATTATTACAATAGATTTGGTAACCAAAGACCTGGAATTTCTTTAACAGATCCTTTTGCTTGGGCAAATTTCATTAAATCTATAAAAGATAAAAAGAAGAAAAAGAAGTAG
- a CDS encoding outer membrane beta-barrel protein has product MRTSLSVIIFFLLLTVAEFISAFNIIGTVVDETNTAVEFANVVLYQTVNDSLYNFALTDSNGIYSFQNITNGNYYLVFSFMAYQDDTIKNIIVDNQDIHLPQHQLTLLSNILDGVTITASKPIIERKADRIVYNVENSTATQSNNVLELLRYMPSVSVDANDNIKIYGKQGVQIMLNGKLQYVSGDALKNLLKSIQGDNVKTVEIISNAGAKYDASTKGGIINIELKKSYKTGLSGSVWANYQQGKYAKGGVGGNLSFSYKKIIFSVNYSPWFSKNYNYSDESRVYKLMDNAQIYNENSNEIYAYKGQFLSTSLDYMISDKHQIGVSTNLSYSNRNANTTNNTFIKTNNSVDSTIISITEGNYQLKYPMLNAYYTYNIDSIGKQLEINYSFANYNFTQQTLFNNRFVDANQIEYRPANTFNQRNPFINQLNAIAVDYTNPFKNKSSLELGTKYVNANQINDVEINNLVNNVYIVDTIQSNQYSYKEQIIAFYANWSTTIKDNMNIIIGCRTEQTIAVQDNKTINTSNKRNYFNVFPTFTIDYLLKDKHYFNWNINSKIERPNYRQLNAFIYYYSPNGVSTGNPNLKPAKTYTTEFNYVFDDIYSFIVGYQYYKDVIIDMTLQDDVNRKYIYTFQNYKYAQSLYFNFNIYKNLFKWWTFSFDLNAFYDKYNLFLVNQFEKKQSFSTDFSISNDFLLPKSFSINLSAWFSGPTYYGIDFYKSNGSVDFTITKKFFDDKLMVQLKAFDIFFTNKVKSIANYQNQEVNYLGYNDSRRLQIKLKYNFSNGLKINKEEKSNKMQEELNRVN; this is encoded by the coding sequence TTGAGAACATCATTAAGTGTCATAATATTTTTTCTATTACTCACTGTTGCTGAATTTATTTCAGCATTTAATATTATTGGAACTGTAGTTGACGAAACCAATACAGCAGTAGAGTTTGCTAATGTAGTACTCTACCAAACAGTAAATGATAGCTTATACAATTTTGCACTAACCGATAGCAATGGAATATATAGTTTTCAGAATATAACCAATGGTAATTATTACTTGGTATTTAGTTTTATGGCATACCAAGATGATACCATAAAAAATATTATAGTAGACAACCAAGATATCCATTTACCACAACATCAACTAACACTTTTATCGAATATATTGGATGGTGTAACCATTACAGCAAGCAAACCTATTATTGAACGCAAAGCTGATAGAATTGTTTATAATGTAGAAAACAGTACTGCTACACAAAGCAATAATGTATTAGAGTTATTACGATATATGCCTAGCGTAAGCGTAGATGCTAATGACAATATAAAAATTTATGGCAAACAAGGCGTACAAATTATGTTGAATGGAAAATTGCAATATGTTAGTGGCGATGCATTAAAAAATCTACTAAAATCTATACAAGGAGATAATGTTAAAACCGTAGAAATAATTTCAAATGCTGGTGCAAAATATGATGCCTCAACAAAAGGTGGAATAATAAATATTGAATTGAAAAAAAGCTATAAAACAGGTTTAAGTGGAAGTGTTTGGGCAAATTATCAACAAGGAAAATATGCAAAAGGTGGCGTTGGTGGTAATCTTTCTTTTAGCTATAAAAAAATAATATTTTCAGTAAACTATAGTCCATGGTTCAGTAAAAATTATAATTATAGTGATGAGTCTAGAGTATATAAATTAATGGATAATGCTCAAATCTATAATGAAAACTCTAATGAAATATATGCTTATAAAGGACAATTTCTTAGTACATCATTAGACTATATGATTTCAGATAAACATCAAATAGGTGTGTCTACAAATTTATCTTATAGTAATAGAAATGCCAATACAACAAATAATACATTTATTAAAACAAACAATAGTGTAGATTCTACTATTATAAGTATAACAGAAGGAAATTACCAACTAAAATATCCAATGCTAAATGCTTACTATACTTATAATATAGATAGTATTGGTAAGCAATTAGAAATCAACTATAGCTTTGCCAACTACAATTTTACACAACAAACTTTATTCAATAATCGTTTTGTAGATGCTAATCAAATAGAATATAGACCAGCAAATACATTTAACCAACGAAATCCATTTATCAATCAACTTAATGCAATTGCAGTAGATTATACCAATCCGTTTAAAAATAAAAGTTCGTTAGAGTTAGGCACAAAATATGTAAATGCTAATCAAATCAATGATGTTGAAATAAATAATTTAGTAAATAATGTTTATATTGTAGATACTATACAAAGTAATCAATATAGTTATAAAGAACAAATAATTGCCTTTTATGCCAATTGGTCTACAACAATTAAAGATAATATGAATATTATTATTGGTTGTAGAACAGAACAAACTATTGCAGTACAAGACAATAAAACAATTAATACTAGCAATAAACGAAACTACTTTAATGTATTTCCTACATTTACTATCGATTATTTATTGAAAGATAAGCACTATTTTAACTGGAATATTAATAGTAAAATTGAAAGACCAAACTACAGACAACTTAATGCATTTATATATTATTATAGTCCAAATGGAGTTTCTACAGGAAATCCAAATTTAAAACCAGCCAAAACATATACAACAGAATTTAATTATGTTTTTGATGATATTTATTCTTTCATCGTAGGATATCAATACTACAAAGATGTAATTATTGATATGACATTGCAAGATGATGTAAATAGAAAATATATTTATACTTTTCAAAATTATAAATACGCACAATCATTATACTTTAATTTTAATATTTATAAAAACTTATTCAAATGGTGGACATTTAGTTTCGACCTAAATGCTTTCTACGATAAATACAATTTGTTTCTAGTAAACCAATTTGAAAAGAAACAATCTTTTTCTACAGATTTTAGTATTAGCAATGATTTTTTATTACCTAAAAGTTTTAGTATTAATTTATCGGCGTGGTTTTCTGGACCAACATACTACGGAATTGATTTTTATAAAAGTAATGGTAGTGTAGATTTCACCATAACCAAAAAATTCTTTGATGATAAATTGATGGTGCAACTAAAAGCATTCGATATATTCTTTACGAACAAAGTTAAATCTATAGCCAATTATCAAAATCAAGAAGTAAACTATTTAGGATATAATGACTCTAGGCGATTACAAATTAAATTGAAATACAATTTTTCAAACGGACTAAAAATTAACAAAGAAGAAAAGAGCAATAAAATGCAAGAAGAATTGAATAGAGTAAATTAA
- the obgE gene encoding GTPase ObgE — protein MEGGNFIDYVKIFVQSGNGGAGSVHFRREKFVPKGGPDGGDGARGGHIILKGNQQLWTLLHLKYRKHIKAQHGEAGGGAQRTGKQGEDIILEVPLGTVAKDAETGEVLAEILEDGQEMILMEGGKGGLGNVHFKSATNQTPHYAQPGISGKEAWVVLELKILADVGLVGFPNAGKSTLLSVVSAAKPKIADYAFTTIVPNLGVVAYRDNRSFVMADIPGIIEGASEGKGLGLRFLRHIERNAVLLFVIPSDADDIKKTYKILDKELKLYNPELSVKPRMIGISKADLLDDELKQLLKKELPKDIKCVFFSAIKQEGLQELKDQLWKILIE, from the coding sequence ATGGAAGGGGGCAATTTTATAGACTATGTAAAGATTTTTGTTCAGAGTGGCAATGGTGGTGCTGGTTCTGTACATTTCCGTAGAGAAAAATTTGTGCCAAAAGGCGGACCAGATGGTGGTGATGGTGCTAGAGGCGGACATATTATTTTAAAAGGCAATCAACAGCTTTGGACATTGTTACATCTTAAATATAGAAAACACATTAAAGCACAACATGGCGAAGCTGGTGGAGGTGCTCAACGAACTGGTAAACAAGGTGAAGATATTATTTTAGAAGTACCACTTGGTACTGTCGCTAAAGATGCTGAAACAGGAGAGGTGTTAGCTGAAATTTTAGAAGATGGACAAGAAATGATTTTGATGGAAGGCGGAAAAGGTGGATTAGGTAATGTGCATTTTAAAAGTGCTACTAACCAAACGCCACATTATGCACAACCTGGAATTAGCGGAAAAGAAGCTTGGGTTGTTTTAGAGCTTAAAATTTTAGCAGATGTTGGCTTAGTTGGATTTCCAAATGCAGGAAAATCTACTTTGTTGTCTGTAGTGAGTGCAGCAAAACCAAAAATTGCAGACTATGCTTTTACTACCATTGTACCGAATCTTGGTGTAGTGGCATATAGAGATAATCGTTCTTTTGTAATGGCAGATATTCCTGGAATTATTGAAGGTGCTAGCGAAGGCAAAGGACTTGGCTTGCGTTTCTTGAGGCATATTGAAAGAAATGCAGTTTTGTTATTTGTTATTCCATCAGATGCAGATGATATTAAAAAGACTTATAAAATTTTAGATAAAGAATTAAAACTATACAATCCAGAGTTATCTGTAAAGCCAAGAATGATTGGTATTAGTAAAGCAGATTTATTAGATGATGAGTTAAAACAATTATTAAAAAAAGAATTGCCAAAAGACATTAAATGTGTTTTCTTTTCAGCTATTAAACAAGAAGGATTACAAGAACTCAAAGACCAACTTTGGAAAATATTGATAGAATAG
- a CDS encoding group III truncated hemoglobin, whose amino-acid sequence MKRDIESVDDITQIVSDFYTEAMKDETIGYIFTDVAKIDLPHHIPKIVNFWEGVLLNGNNYRGNPMLRHIELSEKSALLSEHFERWLVLWKTTIDSLFSGEKAELAKYRADLIAQTMLYKLNAIREGKV is encoded by the coding sequence ATGAAGCGAGATATTGAAAGTGTTGATGATATTACACAAATTGTAAGTGATTTTTATACTGAAGCGATGAAAGATGAGACCATTGGTTATATTTTTACCGATGTTGCCAAAATTGATTTGCCACATCATATTCCTAAGATTGTAAATTTTTGGGAAGGCGTTTTGTTAAATGGCAATAATTATAGAGGCAATCCGATGTTGCGACATATAGAATTGAGTGAAAAATCGGCGTTACTATCTGAACATTTTGAAAGATGGCTAGTGCTTTGGAAAACGACTATTGATAGTTTATTTTCTGGTGAAAAAGCAGAGTTGGCAAAGTATAGAGCCGACTTAATTGCACAAACTATGCTCTATAAATTAAATGCTATTAGAGAAGGAAAGGTGTAA